The stretch of DNA TAAAATCTTAAGCATAAGGGTTGTCAGTAATCAACAACGTTTTGGGCCCTGCCtcggcctcctcggcatgcatcacataactTTGGCCAGTAGTTGGGCCCTTGTTCTTAGGGCAATCCACAGCTTTGTGGCCCTCCTGTCCACAAACGAAGCACCTATAGGTTCCCCATAAGCACTTGCCAATGTGAAACTTTTTGCATTGCGGGAATGGATGTTTGTCATCTGGCTTAGGCGGGTCTCTGCTGCTGGGGTATCCTAAACTGACCCttgggcttctgctgccccgcTGTCTTGGTGGCCCTAAGAACTGTTGTTGAGGCTGGAGCTTGACTGAGTCTAATGCCGCTTTCTCTACATCCCAAAGTCTATGCCTGCTCCGCCTGAAAAGCACAGgcggtggcctcatcataaccTTCTAGCCTCATCATCATGACTTCCCGGCGAAGGGTAGGTCTCAGTCCGTCtaagaaatgcctcagcttctgagCGACATCTCTCGCTATCATGGCCACAAAATGGAAGCCCCTGTCGAACTTGCGGATTAACTCTTCCATAGATAAGTCCCCCTGgaggagactcatgaactccctcgtcAAGCGGCCCCTGACTTCAGCTGGAAAATACTTCCCAAAAAACATCTCTTTAAATCTGGCCCAAGTGAGAGTAGCCACATCCACTGCATGTGCAGCTCCCTCCCACGAAAGGGACGCGTCATCcctcagcatataaatggcGCACCTGGCCCGGTCCCCATCTCTTATCTGTAGGTACTCAAAATTCAACTCCAGAGacctaatccatccctctgccacAAATGGATCAGtggtacccccgaactccttcgggttaagccgacggaactgctcataaacaTATGTCTGCTGTCAGGGTGCCTATTGGGCCAGCTGGGCCTGCTCCATAAGCCTCGCTATCCCCTCAAGTAATTGGGTAGCTGGATCccctggtggtggtggtggagtgGCCCTGTCTCCCTTAGGAATATCATCCTGCCTGTCGGTACTGGGAGAatgtctgggaggcatatcttAATACAGTCCAATtataaacgtaacccatcatgcaattaatctagctttttaaaataataaatccttaaatcgtAAAAGTAGTTAAACATGCACAAAAAATCATCGTAAAGCgtaaatcatgtaaacatgcaggtgataacagtaaatcatttaaagcataaaagcttacagacttcaGGGTTGAAGACTTTGTGGCAGCAGCTGGCGacggcacaaccctatacaagacccttgctctaataccaactgtaacgtctactGAATTAAAATTGCGGAAATTGTCTTTTtgtaaagctcacattttcgaaataacattatatgttttgcatgcatgcgctctactgaaaaatataacatttaaaaataaacttaaatatttgacagtaaaaatagtgcagtttaagATGGTCAGACTCATCCAAAgatatacgtaaacataaacgagtaaaattCCTAAAATCATCAGCATATCAGAACCAGCAAATAAAATGTTCAtatcctctcaaatctcataaatcataatgcggaaaacatatGGTCCTCAAGTCGTGTCACCCCACCAGGCCTGTCTGCTCAGAGTTCGGCACGTCAAGTCCCATCGATATTAagttcacctgcatcacacacgcctagtgagtctaaagactcaacaggcctAGTACATATACAtcgcacacagcagtgaaaaatacaaTACTCAACATGcctttcatgaaattaaaaacgtaatgtaaacgtgtcgtatGAAATCATTACATGTCAAAATTACTCATCATTaatcatcgttcatcattcatcatttatcattcatcattcatcgttcatatagtgaattcagttcattagtggTGATTatcgtacatcattcatcatttacgatggatccatcatacatagaaccgcggcaCCCGGCAGCTGTCGGACATGAGtgacaggattacccatccactgtgcctaggcctcatcatcggcatttacatatacttcttaagcatttacatatacttcgatagccacaactaattctcatcattcaaaacatcatcactaATCAAAATCATACACATGTgcaaatttttccttaaaaccaaaaCATGCAACgcacaatttcataaattcataaaaattgtCATCATGATACATACACATTTAAAAcctgataaaatgtgctcagggcgctgcaaGAACCAAAAATCTCACCCCATGtgcaaaattgtcattttgcccctagaaacccaaaatgaccattttacccctggaccactaaaatttgacccgaagcttaccaaactctttAAAATATATCGAAACTTATTTTTAAGCATTTCTAGACTTAAACTTGAGCCCGATACAAAAattaaccgaattgttttaaaaacatGGACTGGAGTCCCAgttttaatccgaatcaacccaaaacattatcaaaattttcccaactcaAACCATGTCTTAAATTTACTAGACCAGCTCCTAAACCATCAATTCCAGACCACTAAAACTCACGAAAACAAGCACCAAAGTTGCTGAAAAATTCAGCTACTTCCCCGATCGAACCCTGAATTCACCAACTCGAAAACAAGAACCCCTAGGCTCCACCAGCTCGCACAAGCCACGAACAAATCCACCTAGGACCAAGACCAGACCCTAAGGGACCTACCATACCCACGGACCAAGCTTCATGCACGCTAGAAATCGCGATCACTCGCTAGCCTCCAAGAACTACAACCCGTGGCCAACCCTCCACTATGACCCATGAAAACAAGACCAAAATCAGCTGGAATTTTCTGCGTAGGATGTTTTCAAAACCCTAGTACACTAGACATGCAACTTATCGACCTTAGGCTCTACCGGCCTGGACCAGCCTTGGACCGACCCTTCCTAGCTTACCTTAGGACCCTTCTGGACCAACCTAAGCTCATCCTTCAGCTCTTTCAAAGCAGCATGAAACACACACTTGCTAATATCCGAAGCCGCACCATCCGAACCAAATCCCCCTTCACGCGATCGGATGGCTCCAAGGTTGGTTAAACCGGTGATCGAGCCTCCTTGGGCcgtgtctcagacccaccagggtctggtcggCTTGGTTCAGCCCTTGCACCTCCGGCCCCAACCCTCACCCGATCTGCAATCAAACGAACCAATCCCTCAACACGACTCCCCTCGGCTCTAAGCTTGACACTCCCCTCGGCTCTAAGCTTGACACTTCTCAACACATTTCCCCTCGGCTCTAAGCTTGACACTCACCCGATCTGCAATCAAACGAACCAACTACCCTCAcagaaaatcataaaaacatgAGCATGTGACATAAAGATGTAATTTTCATGACAACCTTAAAGAAAACGTGAATACAAGTTCGATCGAGAGATTTCCATgcatttacaaatttttttgcATAATATTGGCGTGAATGAAGAGAAAAGAAGATACATGCATACGTTGATGTGTAGATGCTCAAAAACTCGAAGAGTTTTGAGCCCATTATGCAATAAGACAAACCCAACAAGGCTAATAACACTCCAGAAAAATATTTCGCTTAGGttcgtttttgaaaatattgcccgaaccctcaaatAGTCCCCCGGTTTGATAAATTTTGGGTACCGATTAAGAATATtacccgacgagtaaaaatacccaccaaggatcgattttcaaaaaatacccttaaaacacttcaaattaattaattgaaattaatcattcaataaaaatatttttcctgataatACCCGGTCTCCATGCCTCATTCGAGCGCGAAggcaacttaaaaccctaatgcgtgaaactttaaaaaaatcatgaaataaatcatactcatgcaataaccatgcattaaatgcataaaaataattaaacacatgaaatgcccgaattttaaaaaaaatttactattCATCGGTTACTATTCAAGCCCCTCGGCGCTAGAatagtagcgcctaggcgctagagtTGCGCAAATTTGGCGTTGAGGCACTGAAAAGTGGCGCTGCAGCACTAGAGACGCGAAAATTGACTATGTAAGCTCATCTTCACCTCCTCCAATCATTTTTCCTCCTCCCCCATCGAAACTTTTCTTTCCTTTCCATTTTCGAAATTATTCTTCAATTTAAGGGAGATTTGCTCAGGATAATTATGAAATGAAGGTAGATTTGTGATCCTCTCATCACGGACTTCACGAGGATGCAAGTATTTCCCATTTTTATTAAAGTTTTGAAATTGGTTGAAatttagaattgatatttgagttgatatttaAGATATTGAGATGTATTTGTTTTtgttgaatttaaaatggatatgAGCATGATTTCTTGTTTCTGTGCAAGATCAGTTTTTATGCCTACTGTATTTCGAGTATATGGGATGGTTCTAGTTGGATTTTGATGTTATGGTCTTCATCAAACATCAAGTTAGCTTCGATTTGGTTCAAGAATAACTCACTTCCATGAAGCAATGAAAGggatatgatatatttactaaaCCTGGTCTAGAATGCCGAGTTTGTGTCCATGTCTTCTCTTTATTCGAATTCTGGTATTAATCGGTTAGGATTCTGGATTTGAGGTTCATATGAAACTTATAGAACATTGTCTTTTCTTCGAAATGATACCAAATTGGCTTGATTCCATTGGATATTGAGGAATTTATGCTCAAAATACTAAAGTGTGCCAGAAACGTATTAATGCAGAATTTGTGGGAATTATGttgtatgtttcagattatgaacgacTCGGTAAATAACTTTGTTTGACAAGACTTTTTGAAGAATAATTGTTGGGctttgagttttcttgcatatccaatttgcggatcttgatttgaaaaagtattgatataattatgaattttgtacagaaattgctCTGTTTTGATATATGATctgagttcttgagttatagtagaattcagaggttcaagacttctcaactacaTCTTTAgatattttttgttattatttgaagttacggtcggtaacatacgagggaaaagtatcatttttattttaattcaaaaattctatggctcgatgaattatttgtaatttgaTGATGACCgttgtattgagatgagtttattattatatccaaatgatgatattgatttgcatcattacattgcatattgagccaattGTCGATTTAGATTTGATATGGCAGAGGTCGCCTTGACTTATTGATTTGTTgcacgtatggggctatagttgagttgacatagtgtatgcggaggtcgctgctatagTGCTATgacctgaacactctctataagcgcaccatagtcctgcgATTGTAGAACACAACACCCCACTctgagcggatgagtcggtagatgttgctgggggattctcttcccttgggtaccctatgaccagatgattcacttgatcttgagatttattgatagcccacagctttttatcatgcattgcattatattgcatctttatgaatttcatatgaaccatttgtcattttaattctcatatgttattgattgtatcatactgggtttatactcaccggcacgtcggctacctcttgtttttatgtgcttgacggtaggtgagacgaggcttgggatgccagagtccagctccaggcgaggagatacgagttagattgggattctcgggtcttaggagcatttgatgatgtttggatttctttggcATACTTGTTTATTTTGACATGTTAAaacttatatttcaaacatttgagacctttaaattattttaaaaatgtttatgtcgGTTTGTGAAACACGGATTAATTGTTTTACTAAATCGTTTATTTtattacaattataattattaatattagatATCGGAACAggggccccacattaggtggtatcagagcgtaagatattCGGAACATGGTAGATCGAGTTTGTTcgaattgcttgatcatgtgatatatttgGTAGCATTTTTACTGTGCCAtaatgtgaaatacatgattataattgagatattatattgttgagttttattcgagatttttgagatttattgattcTCGAGAGCCAGAGATGATCGATACAAGATTGaaatgattatgatattgtgattttatatgtgtttgatctattatatatcagacatggctactcaAGGTAGAGGTTGTGGTAGATCTAGACAGAATGtaccagtggcacaagatcaagGCAGTGCTATTCATACTCAGATGaatataactccgactccgatggagatactgttaaccagatttcagtctttgcacccaccgatgttgaagggtacaAAAAATTCATTAGAGTGTGAGAgctggttggagaatatggatcagTTATTTGAATCTattgagtatccagatgatcgtagaatcaaattagttgttcatcagttattggatgttgctaagagttggtggctcATGATTAAGAAAGCTTTAGACggtcgaggtacgattgttacctcgaatatttttaaatctgaaatttatcaacgtttctttcctacctcttatAGGAAAGATAAGGGAGaagagtttgcaaatttaaagcagggAAATCTGAATTTTGAGGACTATGTTGCAAAGTTCTCcaatttactgagatttgctccttAGGTAGCATCagatgaagaagctaaggccgatcacttcataaatggtcttaaccctgatatctttaccttggtaAATAGTGGAAGGCCTAATACTTTTActgaggctcttgatcgagccaagggagctgaaatCGGGATCATTAGACAAAAAGATTTTCAATATATGAAACGACCCCAACAACCACAATATCGACAGCAATTCAGACAGGGTAATAGTGGCGGTGAtagtggcaacataagagaACAATTTAGGGCTAGAGGCAAGCAATTCAAGAGACATGAcagtaatttttcgagttctagtggatcgagacaATCTGGTTTAATTCATAGCACTAGTTATTCAGGCCCGACTTTtggtcagtgtggtggtagacattataccgatcaATGTAGAGGAGTCTCgggagcttgccacttgtgtaaccaggtgggacactatgctcgagtgtgtcctaaccgtggcagtgatatatctcaaagtgggggatcatcgagacagacacctCACCAGACCGCCagacccctacagttcattcttATCAACAGTCAACCCGAtcagatcagaacaaacagaGTGGTAGCCACAGGGTAGGACATCCACCTAGACAACATTctcgagtttttgcactcaccGAGGATGAGGAacataatgctccagataatgttattgcaggtaattgttttatctcaagttatcctgcttatgttttgatggatactggtgcatcacatactttcatagctGAGCACTTTGTCTCCTTGCATTCATTACATTATATGccattatcatctacattatctatttctacCACACTAGGCAAAGTGATGAGGTAAGCTGAAATGATAAGTGGTAGTGAATTTtgttatgaggataatgtcattgagcttgattgcattgtgttagagatgtctgattttgactgcatagttggtattgacatgttgacaagatacagagctattgtagattgttttcagaaggTTGTTAAGTTTCGGCCTGATATGACCGACCACTAgacattctatggtaagggttctcgagctaagatttctttgatatctgttttgtccatgactcgtttgttgcagaaaggagcagaatgtttcttggtttatgcaattgatatttcaaggcCAGTATCTAAATTGGCAGATATTtcaattgttagtgaattttcacaTGTATTTCCAAatgaaattccaggatttcctccTGTCTGAGAGATTGAGTTCAAAATTAAATTGATGCTAGGTACACTGCCTGTTTAtagagctccttataggatggcgccaattgaactgaaggaactaaaggaacaacttgaggatctattggctaaaggatatataagaaCAAGTGTTTTACCTTGGGGTGCTCTAtttttattcgtgaagaagaaagatgggtctatgaggctttgtgtcgATTATAGACACTTGAATAAAGCaacagtaaagaataagtatcattTACCAAGTATCgatgatctctttgaccaaTTGCAGctttcttcagtatattctaagattgatttaagatctaaatatcatcagttaagagttagagaggcagatgtgcctaagactgcttttcgtaccaggtatgagcattttgaatttttgggtGTGCCTTTTGGGTTGATCAATGCActgcggtatttatggatttaatgaaccgtgtatttcaacggtatatagataaatttgttgtgatcttcattgatgataatcTTATctattcaaaatctgaatttgaGCATGCCAAACACTTGAGAGctattttgcaaattttgagaactgaaaagttgtatgctaaattatccaaatgtgagttgtgatttgatagagtggttttccttggacatgtgatttcaagtgctggtatatcagtttatccgagtaaagttgaggcagtcatcaattggtctagaccgacatcaaCTCCTGAGgaacgtagttttatgggtttggcaggctattatctaatatttattgaatgattctcacagattgcgaggccaattacccagctgacacaaaagaatgcaccatttatttggtcacaggcatgtgaggctagttttgttgagCTTAAGCAGAGCTTGACTAGTGCACCAGTTctgactatcccatcaggtgtaggaggatttacagtgcacactgatgcttcaTATCAAGGACTATGTTGTGTATTAATGCAACATGGTCGTGTGCTTGTTGCCTATGCTTCAAGaaagttgaagccacatgagtctagatacccagtgcatgacttggaactagcagcaatggtttttgctttaaagatttggcatcactacttgtatggggagacatttgagatattcactgatcataagagtttgaaatacctctTTTCACAATTTgaactgaacatgagacagagacgttGGTTATACTttttgaaagactatgattgcgaaataaaatattacccaggcaagtctaatgcagcagccgatTCTTTCAGCAGAAAAGTATGCAATATGTCCTTCATCACTGGCAGTATTCTGATCTAGTAGAATAATGTTGTCTTTCTTGTTTGGATTTTGTGAAAGATTCACAACTTGTAcgagtatttatgattcaggcagaCCCAGAGTTGTTTGTCAAAATTAGAGAGGCCCAAAggttagatcaaagcattcagaaatcaATTGAACTCGTCAAATCAGGACATCGATCAAAAGTTGaggtcaataatgagggtattttgtttatgaatgatcgtattgtagtttctaatatttcagagttgaggatacagattttgcgtgatgctcattgcagtaagttcagtgtacaccctagaagtaaaaagatgtacaatgatttgaagaaacaattttggtggaaaataatgaaatctgacatagcaAAATTTGTATCTCGATGTTtcaattgtcaacaagtgaaagtaGAAAGGAagcgaccaggaggtcttttgcGTAACCTTAAGGTTACAGAATGGAAGTAGGACCATATAACCATGGAGtttgtcacgaaattgccgaggtcgtTGGGGGGTTGCGATTCAATTTGGGTTATCATTGATAGATTAACTAAGTCTTTCTGTTAcattccttatcagatgacatataggcctgatcagatggccagattgtacatcagagaaTTTTTGAGATTGCATAGTGTGCctaagtcgattgtatcagatcgtgatcccagatttcttctcatttttggcagagtttaaaagaggcccttggtactcgtttgcatttgagtatAGCATATCATCCTGAGACAGACAGACGGTCAaaacgtactattcagacattagaggatatgcagagagctgtagtgatggattttggtattggttggcaggattcgttaccacttttcgagttttcttataacaacagttatcaagtgagcattgaaatgtcaccatttgaagcactatatggcaggaagtgtcgatcttctctgtattgggacgatttatctgatgcaccaattgtaggacctgatatgataagagacATGACAGAGAAgatgaaattgattcagagccGTATGCGAGCTTTTCAGGATAGACAggtaagtatgcgaacatcaggagacgaccgttgatttttgagaaaggtgacaaagtttttctgaaaatatctcctttcaGTGGTACatttagatttggaaagaagggtaaattatcactaagattcataggtccgtatgagattttgtAATGTGTTGGTGATtttgcttatagattagctcttctTCCGGCTTTATCaggtgttcatgatgtttttcaagtgtccatgttgaggaaatatcatccagatccttttcatgtacttccacccgatgaggttgagttagatcagactttgagctacattgagagaccgattcagattctagacagaaaagataagcaactaagaaataaattgatactgttgattaaagtacagtggaacagacatggtgtcgaggaggtaacttgggaattagaagataaTATAAGACATAAATATctagagttattcaaatgaagtatgcTTCTATTCTCGGTCTTACTTTCAGTACTGATCATTCCATCGTAGACTTGAAATTGATGATTTGATTTCGAGgaaaaaatctatttttagaggggaggaattgtaatacctaaatttaaaaaaaaatttgaaaaaaaagttaTTGTTCATCGGTTACCTGATCTGCAATCAAACGAACCAACCCCTCAACACAATTCCCCTCGGATCTAAGCATGAAACTCTTACCTTCGACTCCATCCTTATGACAACTCTTTACCATCATGCACTTCCCCTTAGCCTTGACAACCTGGCAGCCCCTCGCggaaaatcataaaaacatgAGCATGTGACATAAAGATGTAATTTTCATGACAATCTTAAAGAAAACATTAATACAAGTTAGATCGAGATATTTCCATGCATTTACACAAATATTTGCATAATATTGGCGTGAATGAAGTGAAAAGAAGATACATGCGTACCTTGATGTGTAGATGCTCAAAAACTCGAAGAAACGCGCGTCGTAGAAGCATCGGAGGAGCGAGGAGAAAGCTTGCTTAAAATAAAATGGAGGGGCTGAAACTTTGCTGCTATGTTTCTAAAAGAAAGCTATTGCATGGGGAGGGAGGGCGGCTGCTAGGT from Primulina tabacum isolate GXHZ01 chromosome 3, ASM2559414v2, whole genome shotgun sequence encodes:
- the LOC142538690 gene encoding uncharacterized protein LOC142538690, which gives rise to MPPRHSPSTDRQDDIPKGDRATPPPPPGDPATQLLEGIARLMEQFRRLNPKEFGGTTDPFVAEGWIRSLELNFEYLQIRDGDRARCAIYMLRDDASLSWEGAAHAVDVATLTWARFKEMFFGKYFPAEVRGRLTREFMSLLQGDLSMEELIRKFDRGFHFVAMIARDVAQKLRHFLDGLRPTLRREVMMMRLEGYDEATACAFQAEQEGHKAVDCPKNKGPTTGQSYVMHAEEAEAGPKTLLITDNPYA